A window of Zingiber officinale cultivar Zhangliang chromosome 5A, Zo_v1.1, whole genome shotgun sequence contains these coding sequences:
- the LOC121981877 gene encoding E3 ubiquitin-protein ligase GW2-like isoform X2, giving the protein MHRVLPSNEATKFEYHGMKTKEEKGMEEVEEQKVIEAKIRIQQQEIQDEGKRLKKRQDTSSSRRMISAEGEIQDEAKRLKKRQDSCSSSKTIDPTDDYCNIAVPSFKLSTQTSEIFPSQASCSVPAPSNSRNRTGNFDMDFDDMNMMVMEAICLSIQEHGYHGYPAYFGDFFPGPSFSEESYHSHGIVPEVSSYGGLACAAAVTEHQPVNALSASNMPSSSTSVFDMIHRSGNLSAENTRFVQTNSSVHWSDIPPQIEREVQRWDLGECSSCYWSDMAEAGTSYTGSHAMVDTENALIPYPDRALMNQGYFVPESFEEQMMIAMSVSLADAQGWMNTQQELMWL; this is encoded by the exons ATGCACAG AGTGCTTCCTTCAAATGAAGCCACCAAAT TCGAATACCATGGTATGAAGACAAAAGAGGAGAAGGGGATGGAAGAAGTT GAAGAGCAGAAAGTCATTGAAGCAAAAATAAGGATTCAACAGCAGGAAATTCAAGATGAAGGAAAAAGACTGAAGAAACGACAAGATACAAGTTCATCTAGAAGAATGATCAGCGCAGAGGGTGAAATTCAAGATGAAGCAAAAAGGTTAAAGAAAAGACAAGATTCATGTTCGTCAAGCAAAACAATTGATCCAACAGATGACTACTGTAACATAG CTGTACCATCTTTTAAACTATCTACACAAACTAGTGAAATCTTTCCATCTCAAGCCTCATGCTCTGTGCCAGCACCTTCAAACTCTAGAAACAG GACTGGCAATTTTGACATGGATtttgatgatatgaatatgatggtCATGGAAGCAATCTGCCTTTCGATTCAG GAACATGGTTATCATGGATATCCAGCTTATTTTGGCGACTTCTTTCCTGGACCATCTTTTTCAGAGGAATCCTACCATTCCCATGGAATAGTTCCAGAAGTATCTTCCTATGGAGGGTTAGCTTGTGCAGCTGCAGTAACCGAGCATCAGCCTGTTAATGCCTTGTCCGCTTCTAATATGCCGAGCAGTAGTACCTCAGTATTTGACATGATTCACCGGTCAGGCAACTTATCTGCTGAAAATACACGGTTCGTGCAGACTAATTCTTCAGTACATTGGTCTGACATACCTCCTCAAATTGAGAGGGAAGTACAAAGATGGGATTTGGGCGAGTGTTCAAGCTGTTACTGGTCTGATATGGCCGAGGCAGGGACCAGCTATACTGGTTCTCATGCTATGGTGGATACAGAAAATGCATTGATCCCATACCCAGATCGAGCTTTAATGAATCAAGGATACTTTGTTCCAGAGAGTTTTGAAGAGCAAATGATGATAGCCATGTCAGTTTCGCTTGCAGATGCACAAGGATGGATGAATACACAACAAGAACTTATGTGGCTGTAG
- the LOC121981879 gene encoding basic leucine zipper 6-like isoform X2: MERELPPRAPHSAEANWPSFCHPISSGGGGGAAESLWVDEFLDFSAAKRAASRRSASDSVAFVETAPADGNDADQMIMSMFSDEVPRSPSETAPGAAGDQSTEQKAAAAAASEQIVDPKRAKRILANRQSAQRSRIRKLQYISELERSVTSLETEVSTLSPRVAFLDQQRSLLTLGNSHLKQRIAALAQDKVFKDEALRKEIDRLRQIYQQQSFKAG, from the exons ATGGAGCGCGAGTTGCCTCCCAGAGCCCCCCACTCGGCGGAGGCCAATTGGCCTAGTTTTTGCCACCCGATCTCCAGCGGAGGCGGTGGCGGCGCAGCCGAGTCCTTGTGGGTTGACGAATTCCTCGACTTTTCGGCCGCCAAGCGCGCCGCTAGCAGGCGGTCGGCTAGCGACTCGGTCGCGTTTGTCGAGACGGCGCCGGCGGACGGGAACGACGCCGACCAGATGATCATGTCCATGTTCTCCGACGAGGTGCCACGCTCGCCGTCGGAGACCGCGCCGGGCGCTGCAGGCGACCAGAGCACGGAGCAGAAAGCTGCTGCTGCCGCTGCTTCAGAGCAAATTGTCGATCCCAAAAGAGCCAAGAG GATACTGGCAAATCGACAATCTGCACAGAGATCCCGAATTAGGAAGCTCCAATACATCTCTGAGTTGGAAAGGAGTGTCACATCGCTCGAG ACTGAGGTGTCAACATTGTCTCCTCGAGTGGCGTTCCTCGATCAACAGAGATCTCTGCTCACCCTGGGCAACAGCCATCTCAAGCAACGAATTGCTGCGCTTGCCCAGGACAAGGTCTTTAAAGACG AGGCGCTGAGGAAGGAGATAGACAGGCTGAGGCAAATCTACCAGCAGCAGAGCTTCAAAGCAGGCTAA
- the LOC121981879 gene encoding basic leucine zipper 6-like isoform X1, which yields MERELPPRAPHSAEANWPSFCHPISSGGGGGAAESLWVDEFLDFSAAKRAASRRSASDSVAFVETAPADGNDADQMIMSMFSDEVPRSPSETAPGAAGDQSTEQKAAAAAASEQIVDPKRAKRILANRQSAQRSRIRKLQYISELERSVTSLETEVSTLSPRVAFLDQQRSLLTLGNSHLKQRIAALAQDKVFKDAHQEALRKEIDRLRQIYQQQSFKAG from the exons ATGGAGCGCGAGTTGCCTCCCAGAGCCCCCCACTCGGCGGAGGCCAATTGGCCTAGTTTTTGCCACCCGATCTCCAGCGGAGGCGGTGGCGGCGCAGCCGAGTCCTTGTGGGTTGACGAATTCCTCGACTTTTCGGCCGCCAAGCGCGCCGCTAGCAGGCGGTCGGCTAGCGACTCGGTCGCGTTTGTCGAGACGGCGCCGGCGGACGGGAACGACGCCGACCAGATGATCATGTCCATGTTCTCCGACGAGGTGCCACGCTCGCCGTCGGAGACCGCGCCGGGCGCTGCAGGCGACCAGAGCACGGAGCAGAAAGCTGCTGCTGCCGCTGCTTCAGAGCAAATTGTCGATCCCAAAAGAGCCAAGAG GATACTGGCAAATCGACAATCTGCACAGAGATCCCGAATTAGGAAGCTCCAATACATCTCTGAGTTGGAAAGGAGTGTCACATCGCTCGAG ACTGAGGTGTCAACATTGTCTCCTCGAGTGGCGTTCCTCGATCAACAGAGATCTCTGCTCACCCTGGGCAACAGCCATCTCAAGCAACGAATTGCTGCGCTTGCCCAGGACAAGGTCTTTAAAGACG CACATCAAGAGGCGCTGAGGAAGGAGATAGACAGGCTGAGGCAAATCTACCAGCAGCAGAGCTTCAAAGCAGGCTAA
- the LOC121981878 gene encoding transcription factor GTE4-like isoform X1, with amino-acid sequence MASGPLVGAGGDGSRGNHRWTESGKVYARKSFNKIPRSSPNSQPPAQASAAEEEDEELGSVRRQKSHLPPAADDASFRSKRLSAEANGHGRIATVSLAPSSRQEVRDLRRKLASELEQIRTLSRRLEAHEPLVASAAGYAHSQLSATDPNTPVSTKRASEVATPTTAPAGQFRPFVSVSVDFTNDNLGEGAEKEKRTPKVNQYYKNSDFLLGKDKLSQPDPHSQKKSKTNTGKKQSLGLSEFDSSPMDEKKIYAQAFKSCGLLLSKLMKHKFGWVFNKPVDAKALGLHDYYTIIKHPMDFGTVKSRLAKNWYSSPRDFAEDVRLTFRNAMTYNPKGQDVHVMADQLLQLFEELWPAIEGEFSYLAYPPASNSKKPRPGDMRMLERSDSTVHPVAVEQKIKPVSHPMHIGRAPALKKPKAKDLNKRDMTFEEKQRLSNNLQNLPPEKLENIVQIIKKRNFSLSQHDDEIEVDIDSVDVETLWELDRFMTNYKKSLSKNKRKAELAILAKSETEVDARETSHEKTHNPIVTELLENSKKVVDEKYVASSSPVGGQKKGDNGSRSSSSSSSSGSGSSSTDSDSESSSAYGSDAAHSPRT; translated from the exons ATGGCGTCTGGGCCGCTAGTCGGCGCCGGAGGTGACGGTTCCCGCGGTAATCACAGATGGACGGAGAGCGGCAAGGTCTACGCGCGCAAGTCCTTCAACAAGATCCCTAGATCGTCGCCCAATTCCCAGCCACCTGCGCAGGCCTCGGCCgctgaagaagaagatgaggaaCTTGGCTCCGTCCGCCGCCAAAAATCGCATCTTCCTCCCGCTGCCGACGATGCCTCGTTCAGGTCGAAGCGACTCTCGGCCGAGGCCAATGGCCATGGCCGCATCGCCACCGTCAGCCTTGCTCCCAGTTCACGTCAGGAGGTGCGGGACCTGCGCAGGAAGCTGGCCTCCGAGCTCGAGCAGATCCGCACCCTCTCCCGCCGTCTGGAGGCCCATGAGCCCCTGGTCGCCTCCGCTGCTGGATACGCACATTCACAGCTCTCGGCTACTGATCCAAACACGCCTGTCTCCACAAAGAGAGCATCGGAGGTCGCCACGCCTACGACTGCCCCTGCTGGACAATTCCGCCCTTTCGTCAGCGTCTCTGTTGATTTCACGAACGATAACCTAGGGGAGGGAGCGGAGAAGGAGAAGCGGACTCCGAAGGTCAACCAGTACTATAAGAATTCTGATTTCCTTCTAGGGAAGGATAAATTATCACAGCCTGATCCTCATAGCCAGAAGAAATCCAAGACGAATACTGGAAAGAAGCAATCTTTGGGGTTATCAGAATTCGACAGTTCCCCTATGGATGAGAAGAAGATCTATGCACAAGCCTTCAAGAGTTGTGGCTTACTTCTCTCCAAGCTGATGAAGCACAAGTTTGGCTGGGTGTTCAACAAGCCAGTTGATGCCAAGGCGCTTGGTCTCCATGATTATTATACCATTATCAAGCATCCGATGGACTTTGGCACAGTTAAGTCTCGGCTTGCTAAGAACTGGTACAGCTCCCCACGAGATTTTGCTGAGGATGTTAGGCTGACCTTTCGCAATGCCATGACTTACAATCCAAAGGGACAGGATGTCCACGTCATGGCTGATCAACTTCTGCAACTGTTTGAGGAGCTGTGGCCTGCCATTGAGGGTGAGTTCTCCTATCTTGCCTATCCACCAGCCTCAAACTCAAAGAAGCCTCGGCCTGGTGACATGAGAATGTTGGAGAGGTCAGATTCCACCGTGCATCCTGTTGCAGTTGAACAAAAAATAAAGCCAGTGAGCCACCCAATGCACATAGGTCGAGCACCAGCTCTAAAGAAACCTAAGGCCAAGGATCTGAATAAGAGGGACATGACCTTTGAGGAGAAGCAGAGACTAAGTAATAACTTGCAAAATCTGCCTCCAGAGAAGTTGGAGAACATCGTGCAGATTATTAAGAAGAGAAATTTTTCTCTTAGCCAACATGATGATGAGATTGAAGTTGATATAGATAGTGTTGATGTGGAGACACTTTGGGAGCTGGATAGATTTATGACAAATTACAAGAAGAGTCTGAGCAAGAACAAGAGGAAGGCTGAGCTTGCAATTCTTGCTAAGTCTGAGACTGAAGTTGATGCACGTGAAACATCACATGAAAAG ACTCACAATCCAATTGTTACTGAGTTGCTTGAGAATAGCAAGAAAG TGGTGGATGAGAAATATGTAGCTTCTTCTTCACCTGTTGGAGGACAAAAGAAGGGAGATAATGGAAGTCGATCTAGTTCAAGCAGCTCTAGTAGTggttctggatcttcatctactG ATTCAGATAGTGAAAGTTCCTCTGCATATGGTTCAGATGCTGCGCATTCACCTAGAACATGA
- the LOC121981877 gene encoding E3 ubiquitin-protein ligase GW2-like isoform X1: MGNKIGRKRQVVDEQYTRPQGLYQHRGIDQKKLRKLILESKLAPCYPGCDEYALDLEECPICFWYYPSLNRSRCCMKEICTECFLQMKPPNVTRPTLCPFCKTSNYAVEYHGMKTKEEKGMEEVEEQKVIEAKIRIQQQEIQDEGKRLKKRQDTSSSRRMISAEGEIQDEAKRLKKRQDSCSSSKTIDPTDDYCNIAVPSFKLSTQTSEIFPSQASCSVPAPSNSRNRTGNFDMDFDDMNMMVMEAICLSIQEHGYHGYPAYFGDFFPGPSFSEESYHSHGIVPEVSSYGGLACAAAVTEHQPVNALSASNMPSSSTSVFDMIHRSGNLSAENTRFVQTNSSVHWSDIPPQIEREVQRWDLGECSSCYWSDMAEAGTSYTGSHAMVDTENALIPYPDRALMNQGYFVPESFEEQMMIAMSVSLADAQGWMNTQQELMWL, translated from the exons ATGGGGAATAAGATAGGGAGGAAGAGGCAGGTTGTGGATGAACAGTATACTAGGCCGCAGGGACTTTACCAACATCGTGGCATTGACCAGAAGAAGTTGAGGAAACTCATACTCGAATCCAAGTTGGCGCCTTGCTACCCTGGGTGCGACGAATACGCTCTTGATCTGGAAGAGTGTCCCATCTGCTTCTGG TATTATCCCAGTCTTAATCGGTCAAGGTGTTGCATGAAAGAGATATGCACAG AGTGCTTCCTTCAAATGAAGCCACCAAATGTAACTCGGCCAACACT GTGTCCATTTTGCAAAACCTCAAATTATGCAGTCGAATACCATGGTATGAAGACAAAAGAGGAGAAGGGGATGGAAGAAGTT GAAGAGCAGAAAGTCATTGAAGCAAAAATAAGGATTCAACAGCAGGAAATTCAAGATGAAGGAAAAAGACTGAAGAAACGACAAGATACAAGTTCATCTAGAAGAATGATCAGCGCAGAGGGTGAAATTCAAGATGAAGCAAAAAGGTTAAAGAAAAGACAAGATTCATGTTCGTCAAGCAAAACAATTGATCCAACAGATGACTACTGTAACATAG CTGTACCATCTTTTAAACTATCTACACAAACTAGTGAAATCTTTCCATCTCAAGCCTCATGCTCTGTGCCAGCACCTTCAAACTCTAGAAACAG GACTGGCAATTTTGACATGGATtttgatgatatgaatatgatggtCATGGAAGCAATCTGCCTTTCGATTCAG GAACATGGTTATCATGGATATCCAGCTTATTTTGGCGACTTCTTTCCTGGACCATCTTTTTCAGAGGAATCCTACCATTCCCATGGAATAGTTCCAGAAGTATCTTCCTATGGAGGGTTAGCTTGTGCAGCTGCAGTAACCGAGCATCAGCCTGTTAATGCCTTGTCCGCTTCTAATATGCCGAGCAGTAGTACCTCAGTATTTGACATGATTCACCGGTCAGGCAACTTATCTGCTGAAAATACACGGTTCGTGCAGACTAATTCTTCAGTACATTGGTCTGACATACCTCCTCAAATTGAGAGGGAAGTACAAAGATGGGATTTGGGCGAGTGTTCAAGCTGTTACTGGTCTGATATGGCCGAGGCAGGGACCAGCTATACTGGTTCTCATGCTATGGTGGATACAGAAAATGCATTGATCCCATACCCAGATCGAGCTTTAATGAATCAAGGATACTTTGTTCCAGAGAGTTTTGAAGAGCAAATGATGATAGCCATGTCAGTTTCGCTTGCAGATGCACAAGGATGGATGAATACACAACAAGAACTTATGTGGCTGTAG
- the LOC121981878 gene encoding transcription factor GTE4-like isoform X2: MASGPLVGAGGDGSRGNHRWTESGKVYARKSFNKIPRSSPNSQPPAQASAAEEEDEELGSVRRQKSHLPPAADDASFRSKRLSAEANGHGRIATVSLAPSSRQEVRDLRRKLASELEQIRTLSRRLEAHEPLVASAAGYAHSQLSATDPNTPVSTKRASEVATPTTAPAGQFRPFVSVSVDFTNDNLGEGAEKEKRTPKVNQYYKNSDFLLGKDKLSQPDPHSQKKSKTNTGKKQSLGLSEFDSSPMDEKKIYAQAFKSCGLLLSKLMKHKFGWVFNKPVDAKALGLHDYYTIIKHPMDFGTVKSRLAKNWYSSPRDFAEDVRLTFRNAMTYNPKGQDVHVMADQLLQLFEELWPAIEGEFSYLAYPPASNSKKPRPGDMRMLERSDSTVHPVAVEQKIKPVSHPMHIGRAPALKKPKAKDLNKRDMTFEEKQRLSNNLQNLPPEKLENIVQIIKKRNFSLSQHDDEIEVDIDSVDVETLWELDRFMTNYKKSLSKNKRKAELAILAKSETEVDARETSHEKVNLTLSGG, translated from the exons ATGGCGTCTGGGCCGCTAGTCGGCGCCGGAGGTGACGGTTCCCGCGGTAATCACAGATGGACGGAGAGCGGCAAGGTCTACGCGCGCAAGTCCTTCAACAAGATCCCTAGATCGTCGCCCAATTCCCAGCCACCTGCGCAGGCCTCGGCCgctgaagaagaagatgaggaaCTTGGCTCCGTCCGCCGCCAAAAATCGCATCTTCCTCCCGCTGCCGACGATGCCTCGTTCAGGTCGAAGCGACTCTCGGCCGAGGCCAATGGCCATGGCCGCATCGCCACCGTCAGCCTTGCTCCCAGTTCACGTCAGGAGGTGCGGGACCTGCGCAGGAAGCTGGCCTCCGAGCTCGAGCAGATCCGCACCCTCTCCCGCCGTCTGGAGGCCCATGAGCCCCTGGTCGCCTCCGCTGCTGGATACGCACATTCACAGCTCTCGGCTACTGATCCAAACACGCCTGTCTCCACAAAGAGAGCATCGGAGGTCGCCACGCCTACGACTGCCCCTGCTGGACAATTCCGCCCTTTCGTCAGCGTCTCTGTTGATTTCACGAACGATAACCTAGGGGAGGGAGCGGAGAAGGAGAAGCGGACTCCGAAGGTCAACCAGTACTATAAGAATTCTGATTTCCTTCTAGGGAAGGATAAATTATCACAGCCTGATCCTCATAGCCAGAAGAAATCCAAGACGAATACTGGAAAGAAGCAATCTTTGGGGTTATCAGAATTCGACAGTTCCCCTATGGATGAGAAGAAGATCTATGCACAAGCCTTCAAGAGTTGTGGCTTACTTCTCTCCAAGCTGATGAAGCACAAGTTTGGCTGGGTGTTCAACAAGCCAGTTGATGCCAAGGCGCTTGGTCTCCATGATTATTATACCATTATCAAGCATCCGATGGACTTTGGCACAGTTAAGTCTCGGCTTGCTAAGAACTGGTACAGCTCCCCACGAGATTTTGCTGAGGATGTTAGGCTGACCTTTCGCAATGCCATGACTTACAATCCAAAGGGACAGGATGTCCACGTCATGGCTGATCAACTTCTGCAACTGTTTGAGGAGCTGTGGCCTGCCATTGAGGGTGAGTTCTCCTATCTTGCCTATCCACCAGCCTCAAACTCAAAGAAGCCTCGGCCTGGTGACATGAGAATGTTGGAGAGGTCAGATTCCACCGTGCATCCTGTTGCAGTTGAACAAAAAATAAAGCCAGTGAGCCACCCAATGCACATAGGTCGAGCACCAGCTCTAAAGAAACCTAAGGCCAAGGATCTGAATAAGAGGGACATGACCTTTGAGGAGAAGCAGAGACTAAGTAATAACTTGCAAAATCTGCCTCCAGAGAAGTTGGAGAACATCGTGCAGATTATTAAGAAGAGAAATTTTTCTCTTAGCCAACATGATGATGAGATTGAAGTTGATATAGATAGTGTTGATGTGGAGACACTTTGGGAGCTGGATAGATTTATGACAAATTACAAGAAGAGTCTGAGCAAGAACAAGAGGAAGGCTGAGCTTGCAATTCTTGCTAAGTCTGAGACTGAAGTTGATGCACGTGAAACATCACATGAAAAG GTTAATTTGACACTCAGTGGTGGATGA